Within the Streptomyces sp. NBC_00353 genome, the region AGTCGAGGCCGGAGGTGGCGACGGGGAGACCGGTGTCGGGGTGGATCTTGCCGACGGCGTGGAAGCGGTCGGCCTCGTCGAGGAGGGCGGGGGTGTAGCCGCGGCCCTTCTCGGTGAGGCAGTGCACGATGACCGGCCCGCCGAAGCGCTTGGCCCGCTGCAGGGCGGACTCCAGGGCCTCGATGTCGTGGCCGTCGATCGGGCCTACGTACTTCAGGCCGAGGTCCTCGAACATGCCCTGCGGGGCGATGAAGTCCTTCAGCCCCTTCTTGGCGCCGTGCAGCGTCTCGTACAGCGGCTTCCCGACGACGGGAGTGCGCTCCAGGATGTCCTTGCCGCGGGCCAGGAAGCGCTCGTAGCCGTCGGTGGTGCGCAGGGTGGCGAGGTGGTTGGCAAGGCCGCCGATGGTCGGGGCGTAGGAGCGCTCGTTGTCGTTGACGACGATGACGAGCGGGCGGTCCTTGGCGGCGGCGATGTTGTTCAGCGCCTCCCAGGCCATACCGCCGGTGAGAGCGCCGTCACCGATGACCGCGACGACGTGGTCGTCCTTCTTGAGCACCTCGTTGGCCTTGGCGAGGCCGTCGGCCCAGCCGAGGACGGTGGAGGCGTGCGAGTTCTCGATGATGTCGTGGTCGGACTCGGCGCGCGAGGGGTAGCCGGACAGGCCGCCCTTGCTCTTGAGCTTCGAGAAGTCCTGGCGACCGGTGAGGAGCTTGTGTACGTAGCTCTGGTGGCCGGTGTCGAAGAGCACCTTGTCCTTCGGCGAATCGAAGACCCGGTGCAGGGCGATGGTCAGCTCGACCACACCCAGGTTGGGGCCGAGGTGGCCGCCGGTCTTCGAGACTGCTTCGACGAGGAAGGTCCGGATCTCCTCGGCGAGCTGTTCCAGCTGCTCAGGACTGAGCCGGTCCAGGTCGCGCGGTCCCCCGATGCGGGTCAGCAGGGCCACCCGTGCCTCCTTGCGTTTGAGCTGGTCTAGCGTGCCGGTCCGCTGAGTCTAATGTTCCGTCCCGGGCCGAGGTCATCGGGAGGTGCTTTCCGGTGCGGATCGGCGCGTGCGTACATACGAACACGCAGGTGCCCGGCACCACGAAGGGTGCCGGGCACAGGCGCGGGTTCCGCGGTCAGGCGCGGCCCGCCGTCTTCTGGGTCTTGCGGGTGACGGCATCGATGACGACCGTGGCGAGCAGCACACCACCGGTGATCATGTACTGGATCGGCGAGGCGATGCCCTGCAGGGCAAGGCCGTACTGGATCGAGATGATGACCAGCACACCCAGCAGCGCGTTCCAGGTGCGGCCACGGCCACCGAAGAGGCTGGTGCCACCGATGACGGCCGCCGCGATGGCGTTCATCAGGAGCTCACCGCTGCCCGCGCCCTGGTTGGCGGCAGTGATCTTGGAGGCCATGAAGAGTCCGCCGATGGCGGCGAAGGTGCCGGAGATCGCGTAGACCGAGGTCCGGACCATCACCACATTGATACCGGCGCGGCGGGACGCCTCGACGCTGCCGCCGAGCGCGAAGATCTTGCGACCGTACGAGGTGCGACGCAGTACGAAGTCGGTCGCGACCAGCACGACCAGGAAGATCACCACGGCGAGCGGCAGACCCTTGTACTGGTTGAACATGATCGCGGCGGCGAACGCCACCACGGCCAGTCCGGCCGTACGTATGACGATCTCACCGAGCGTGCGGGAGGGGACGCCCACCGCCTCACGGCGACGGCTGTCGAAGAAGGCCGACAGGAAGTACGCCGCGACCGCGACCACGGCGAGGCCGTAGCCGGCCGCGACATCGGTGAAGTAGTAGCTGGTCAGCTTGGCGACCAGGCCCTCGGAGTCGAGGTTGATGGTGCCGTTGGAGCCGAGGATCTGGAGCATGAAGCCGTTCCAGAACAGCAGACCGGCCAGGGTGACGGCGAAGGCGGGGACGCCGATCTTGGCGAAGATGTAGCCGTGGATCGCACCGGCCACGGCGCCGGTGATGATCGCCAGGATCAGGGCCAGCCACTCGGACATGCCGTGAGTGACACTGAGCACGGCGAAGGAGGCGCCCGCGACACCGCTGACGGAGCCGACCGAGAGGTCGATCTCGCCGAGCAGCAGGACGAAGACAATACCGACCGCGATCATGCCGGTGCCCACCATGGCGACCGAGATGTCCGAGAGGTTGCCCGCGGTGAGGAAGTTCGAGTTGAGGCTCTGGAAGATGCCCCAGATGATGATCAGGCCGAGGACGACGGGGATCGAGCCCAGGTCGCCGGCCTTCATCTTGCGCTTGAACTCGCCGAGGTAGCCGGCGATGCCCTGCTCGCGGACGAGCAGCCGGGGGTCGACGGCGGTGACGGAGCCTGCCGCCGCGGCGGGGTTCTCGGCGGGCGCGTCGGCCGTCTTCGCCAGTATCGGCTTGGAGGTGTTGTCGGTGCTCACTTCTGGGCCTCCCCGTTGCGCGCCGCGCGACGGGTCACGGCATTGTCCGTGGCGCCCGTGATCGCGGAGATGATCTCTTCCTGCGAGGTGGTCGCGACGTCGAAGACGCCGTTGTTACGACCCAGCCGGAGCACGGCCACCTTGTCGGCGACCGCCTTGACGTCGGCCATGTTGTGGCTGATGAGGATCACCGCGTGGCCGCGCTCGCGCAGCCGCTCGACCAGGTCGAGGACCTGTGCGGTCTGCTCGACACCGAGGGCCGCGGTCGGCTCGTCGAGGATGACGAGCTTGGGCTCACCGAGCATCGACCGGGCGATGGCCACCGTCTGGCGCTGACCGCCGGAGAGTGAGGCGATCGGGATACGGACGCTGGGGATACGGATCGACAGCGTGCTGAGGAGCTCGCGGGAGCGGCGCTCCATCTCGACCTCGTTGAGGACTCCGAACTTACGGAGCTCCCTGCCGAGGTAGAGGTTGCCGACGACATCGATGTTGTCGCAGAGCGCGAGGTCCTGATAGACGGTCGCGATGCCCAGGGCCTGGGCGTCGTGCGGCCGGTTGATCTGGACGGACCTGCCATCCCATTCGATGACTCCGTCATCGATGGGGTGGACTCCGGCGATCGTCTTGACCAGCGTTGATTTTCCGGCGCCGTTGTCACCCACCAGGGCGACCACCTCGCCTGCGTGGACCTCGAGCTCTACATCGGTGAGCGCCTGAACGGCACCGAATCGCTTGGAGACCCCTCGCAACGCCAACACGGGCGTAGCGGACACGTGAACCATCTCCTTCGCCGCCTGACCGGCGGGGATGCCGCGCCCGGGGAAGGCGCGGTGGTCGAGCAGAAGAGAACAGAAGAATGCGGAAGCGTTCCGTCCGGCGCCCCACCCGATAGCGGGACGGTTGATGTGCGGGGCGCCGGACAGGCTTCCATGGGTGCAAGTCGCAGAGAGTCAGCGGACTTGCTGCCGGACCGTGGTCGATTCGCTCTGTACGTAGAGCGATTGCCCGACCACGCTCGCGGCGGGGGCGCAGATTACTTCAGGCCGAGCTTGTCGCAGGCGGCCTTGTAGTTGGCCGTGCAGATCTCGTCCAGCGTGTAGACGCCGTCCTTGAGGACGGTGTCCTTGATGTTGTCCTTGGTCAGCGAGACAACCGGCACCAGGAACGTGGGAATGCCCTTGTTGGTGGGGCTGTCGACCGTGGACGTGGCGATCGAGTCGAGCTTCTTGCCCTGGGCCAGCGCCACTGCCATCGAGGCGGCGGCCTCGCCCTCGGGGCCGTACGGCTTGTAGACGCTCATGAACTGCTCACCGGCGACGATGCGCTGCACACCGGCCAGCTCGGCGTCCTGACCGGTCACCGGCGGGAGCTTGGAGAGACCGGCGGCCTTGAGGGCGGTGATGATGCCGCCCGCCATGCCGTCGTTGGCGGAGTAGACGCCGTCGATCTTGCCCTTGCCGAGGGCCGAGATCGCCGCCTCCATGTTGGCGTTGGCGTTCTCCGGCTTCCACTCCTTGGTGTCGTACTCCTTGCCGACCTTGACCTTGCCGTCGAGCTCGGCCTTGGCGCCCTTCTTGAAGAGCGCGGCGTTCGGGTCGGTGATCGCGCCGTTCATCATCACGATCGTGCCGCCGTCGGCCTTGGAGCCCATGGCCTCCAGCAGGGCCTTGCCCTGGACGTGGCCGACCTCTTCGTTGTCGAAGGAGGTGTAGGCGTCGATCGGGCCCTCGGCGAGGCGGTCGAAGGCGACGACGGGGATGCCCGCGTCCTTGGCCTTCTTCACCGCGCCGGCTATGGCCTTGGAGTCCACCGAGTCGATGATCAGCGCATCGACCTTGTTGGTGATCATGGTGTCGACCTGCTGGGTCTGCACCGTGGCGTCCTGCTTGGCGTTGGCGTAGATGACCT harbors:
- a CDS encoding sugar ABC transporter permease, giving the protein MSTDNTSKPILAKTADAPAENPAAAAGSVTAVDPRLLVREQGIAGYLGEFKRKMKAGDLGSIPVVLGLIIIWGIFQSLNSNFLTAGNLSDISVAMVGTGMIAVGIVFVLLLGEIDLSVGSVSGVAGASFAVLSVTHGMSEWLALILAIITGAVAGAIHGYIFAKIGVPAFAVTLAGLLFWNGFMLQILGSNGTINLDSEGLVAKLTSYYFTDVAAGYGLAVVAVAAYFLSAFFDSRRREAVGVPSRTLGEIVIRTAGLAVVAFAAAIMFNQYKGLPLAVVIFLVVLVATDFVLRRTSYGRKIFALGGSVEASRRAGINVVMVRTSVYAISGTFAAIGGLFMASKITAANQGAGSGELLMNAIAAAVIGGTSLFGGRGRTWNALLGVLVIISIQYGLALQGIASPIQYMITGGVLLATVVIDAVTRKTQKTAGRA
- a CDS encoding ATP-binding cassette domain-containing protein, translating into MVHVSATPVLALRGVSKRFGAVQALTDVELEVHAGEVVALVGDNGAGKSTLVKTIAGVHPIDDGVIEWDGRSVQINRPHDAQALGIATVYQDLALCDNIDVVGNLYLGRELRKFGVLNEVEMERRSRELLSTLSIRIPSVRIPIASLSGGQRQTVAIARSMLGEPKLVILDEPTAALGVEQTAQVLDLVERLRERGHAVILISHNMADVKAVADKVAVLRLGRNNGVFDVATTSQEEIISAITGATDNAVTRRAARNGEAQK
- a CDS encoding sugar ABC transporter substrate-binding protein; protein product: MNTRMRRAAVAVAATAMAVSLAACGSAKESGNKATDTGSAKKGNDLKIGLLLPENQTARYEKFDRPIIEKKISDLTGGKAKVIYANAKQDATVQTQQVDTMITNKVDALIIDSVDSKAIAGAVKKAKDAGIPVVAFDRLAEGPIDAYTSFDNEEVGHVQGKALLEAMGSKADGGTIVMMNGAITDPNAALFKKGAKAELDGKVKVGKEYDTKEWKPENANANMEAAISALGKGKIDGVYSANDGMAGGIITALKAAGLSKLPPVTGQDAELAGVQRIVAGEQFMSVYKPYGPEGEAAASMAVALAQGKKLDSIATSTVDSPTNKGIPTFLVPVVSLTKDNIKDTVLKDGVYTLDEICTANYKAACDKLGLK